A DNA window from Pseudomonas sp. B21-056 contains the following coding sequences:
- the rplK gene encoding 50S ribosomal protein L11 encodes MAKKITAYIKLQVKAAQANPSPPVGPALGQHGVNIMEFCKAFNARTQGLEPGLPTPVIITVYSDRSFTFETKSTPASVLLKKAAGLTSGSARPNTVKVGTVTRAQLEEIAKTKNADLTAADMDAAVRTIAGSARSMGLNVEGV; translated from the coding sequence ATGGCCAAGAAGATTACCGCTTACATCAAGCTGCAAGTGAAGGCCGCTCAGGCTAACCCAAGCCCACCCGTTGGTCCTGCTCTGGGTCAGCACGGCGTGAACATCATGGAATTCTGCAAGGCTTTCAACGCCCGTACCCAGGGTCTTGAGCCAGGTCTGCCGACTCCAGTGATCATCACTGTCTACAGCGACCGTAGCTTCACTTTCGAAACAAAGAGCACCCCTGCTTCGGTTCTGCTGAAGAAGGCTGCAGGTTTGACCAGCGGCTCCGCTCGTCCAAACACCGTTAAGGTTGGCACCGTTACCCGTGCTCAGCTGGAAGAAATCGCGAAAACCAAAAACGCGGATCTGACTGCAGCTGATATGGATGCAGCCGTGCGTACTATCGCCGGTTCTGCTCGTAGCATGGGCCTTAACGTGGAGGGTGTGTAA
- a CDS encoding pantothenate kinase, protein MILELDCGNSFIKWRVLGSDGVTPVDGGVVGSDSDLLVCLSDAGRFQLKKCRLVSVRTQEETESLVSSLVDAFGVSVARAIPIREMAGVRNGYEDYERLGLDRWLALLGGFHLASGACLVLDFGTAVTADFVAPDGEHLGGFICPGMPLMRSQLRTHTRRIRYDDMAAERAHESLAPGRATVEAVERGCMLMLRGFVMTQLEMARQYWGEDFVVFLTGGDANLVSGIVPDARVVPDLVFVGLAMACPLS, encoded by the coding sequence ATGATTCTTGAGCTCGATTGCGGTAATAGCTTTATCAAGTGGCGTGTACTTGGCTCTGACGGTGTCACGCCGGTTGACGGAGGGGTGGTCGGTTCGGATAGCGATCTACTGGTTTGTTTGAGCGATGCCGGGAGGTTTCAGCTCAAGAAATGTCGTCTTGTCAGTGTGCGCACCCAGGAGGAAACCGAGTCTCTGGTTTCTTCGTTAGTTGATGCATTCGGGGTATCCGTGGCGCGAGCGATACCGATCCGTGAAATGGCCGGTGTGCGCAATGGTTATGAGGATTACGAGCGGCTGGGGCTGGACCGATGGTTGGCCCTGCTTGGAGGGTTTCACCTGGCATCGGGAGCCTGTCTGGTCCTCGATTTTGGTACCGCTGTTACAGCCGATTTCGTGGCGCCAGATGGTGAGCATCTCGGAGGCTTCATTTGTCCGGGCATGCCTTTGATGCGCAGCCAGTTGCGCACCCATACCCGACGGATTCGCTATGACGATATGGCTGCTGAGCGTGCCCATGAGAGTCTTGCTCCGGGGCGGGCCACCGTCGAGGCCGTGGAGCGTGGTTGCATGTTGATGCTCAGGGGGTTCGTCATGACTCAGCTTGAAATGGCGCGACAGTATTGGGGGGAGGATTTCGTTGTGTTTCTAACGGGAGGGGACGCTAATCTGGTTTCCGGTATTGTCCCTGACGCCAGGGTGGTGCCTGACCTGGTTTTTGTCGGCTTGGCGATGGCCTGTCCTTTGTCTTGA
- the birA gene encoding bifunctional biotin--[acetyl-CoA-carboxylase] ligase/biotin operon repressor BirA, with product MLTLLKLLKDGRFHSGQALGAALGVSRSAVWKQLQHLEAELGLSVHKVRGRGYQLAKPLLLLDAAEIDAKESCEWPVHIFDSIDSTNAEALRSIERGVAAPFLVLAERQTAGRGRRGRKWVSPFAENLYYSLVLRIDGGMRQIEGLSLVVGLAVLHALHDMGILQAGLKWPNDVLVGDRKIAGILLELVGDPADVCHVVLGVGVNVNMQASDEVDQQWTSMNLEVGRCFDRNELVARLGANLQQYLKLHQASGFSAIQPEWERHHLWQGRAVSLIAGVNQIDGVVLGIDHQGALRLKVDGVERNFSGGELSLRLRDDS from the coding sequence ATGCTCACGTTGCTAAAACTTCTGAAGGATGGCCGCTTTCATTCGGGGCAGGCGCTAGGTGCTGCGCTGGGTGTCAGTCGTAGTGCTGTGTGGAAGCAACTACAGCACCTGGAGGCAGAGCTGGGCCTTTCTGTTCATAAGGTCAGGGGCAGGGGGTATCAGTTAGCCAAGCCATTACTGCTTTTGGATGCGGCTGAGATTGATGCCAAAGAATCTTGCGAATGGCCTGTTCATATATTCGATTCCATCGACTCCACCAATGCAGAGGCGTTGCGCTCCATCGAGCGCGGGGTGGCGGCGCCGTTCCTGGTTTTGGCTGAGCGGCAGACTGCTGGTCGCGGTCGTCGCGGTCGAAAGTGGGTCAGTCCTTTTGCAGAAAATCTCTATTACAGCCTGGTGCTGCGCATTGACGGCGGCATGCGACAAATAGAGGGGTTGAGTCTCGTCGTGGGGCTGGCTGTGTTGCATGCCTTGCACGATATGGGGATTCTGCAGGCGGGGCTGAAATGGCCTAACGATGTTCTGGTCGGCGATAGAAAGATTGCGGGCATATTGCTCGAGTTGGTGGGGGATCCGGCCGATGTCTGCCATGTTGTCCTGGGGGTCGGGGTCAATGTCAATATGCAGGCCAGCGATGAGGTTGATCAGCAATGGACGTCGATGAATCTTGAGGTGGGCAGGTGTTTTGATCGGAATGAGCTGGTGGCGCGCTTGGGGGCGAATCTCCAGCAATATCTGAAGCTTCACCAGGCATCCGGATTTTCCGCAATACAGCCAGAGTGGGAGCGACATCATTTGTGGCAGGGGCGGGCGGTATCATTGATTGCGGGAGTCAATCAAATCGATGGTGTTGTGCTGGGTATCGATCACCAGGGCGCGCTGCGTTTGAAGGTGGATGGCGTGGAAAGAAATTTCAGTGGTGGTGAGCTCAGTTTGAGGTTGCGTGATGATTCTTGA
- the tuf gene encoding elongation factor Tu, which translates to MAKEKFERNKPHVNVGTIGHVDHGKTTLTAALTRVCSEVFGSAKVDFDKIDSAPEEKARGITINTAHVEYDSAVRHYAHVDCPGHADYVKNMITGAAQMDGAILVCSAADGPMPQTREHILLSRQVGVPYIVVFLNKADMVDDAELLELVEMEVRDLLSTYDFPGDDTPIIIGSALMALNGQDDNEMGTSAVKKLVETLDSYIPEPERAIDKPFLMPIEDVFSISGRGTVVTGRVERGIVRIQEEVEIVGLRDTQKTTCTGVEMFRKLLDEGRAGENCGVLLRGTKRDDVERGQVLVKPGTVKPHTKFVAEVYVLSKEEGGRHTPFFKGYRPQFYFRTTDVTGNCELPEGVEMVMPGDNIQMTVTLIKTIAMEDGLRFAIREGGRTVGAGVVAKVIE; encoded by the coding sequence ATGGCTAAGGAAAAGTTCGAACGTAACAAGCCGCACGTCAACGTCGGTACCATCGGTCACGTCGACCACGGTAAAACCACGCTGACCGCTGCTCTGACCCGCGTCTGCTCCGAAGTTTTCGGTTCGGCCAAGGTTGACTTCGACAAGATCGACAGCGCCCCGGAAGAGAAAGCTCGTGGTATCACCATCAACACCGCTCACGTTGAATACGATTCGGCCGTGCGTCACTACGCACACGTTGACTGCCCAGGTCACGCCGACTACGTAAAAAACATGATCACCGGTGCTGCCCAGATGGACGGCGCGATCCTGGTTTGCTCGGCCGCCGATGGTCCGATGCCACAAACCCGTGAGCACATTCTGCTGTCCCGTCAGGTAGGCGTTCCGTACATCGTTGTCTTCCTGAACAAGGCTGACATGGTTGATGACGCTGAGCTGCTGGAACTGGTTGAGATGGAAGTGCGCGACCTGTTGAGCACTTACGACTTCCCAGGTGATGACACTCCAATCATCATCGGTTCGGCTCTGATGGCTCTGAACGGCCAAGACGACAACGAAATGGGCACCTCTGCTGTCAAGAAGCTGGTGGAAACTCTGGACAGCTACATCCCAGAGCCAGAGCGCGCTATCGACAAGCCGTTCCTGATGCCAATCGAAGACGTATTCTCGATCTCCGGTCGCGGTACTGTTGTGACCGGTCGTGTTGAGCGTGGCATCGTCCGTATCCAGGAAGAAGTTGAGATCGTCGGTCTGCGCGACACTCAGAAAACTACCTGCACCGGCGTTGAAATGTTCCGCAAGCTGCTCGACGAAGGTCGTGCTGGCGAGAACTGCGGCGTACTGCTGCGCGGCACCAAGCGTGACGACGTTGAGCGTGGCCAGGTTCTGGTCAAGCCAGGCACCGTCAAGCCGCACACCAAGTTCGTTGCAGAAGTCTACGTTCTGAGCAAGGAAGAAGGCGGTCGTCATACTCCGTTCTTCAAAGGCTACCGTCCACAGTTCTACTTCCGTACTACTGACGTGACTGGTAACTGCGAGCTGCCAGAAGGCGTTGAAATGGTAATGCCAGGTGACAACATCCAGATGACTGTCACTCTGATCAAAACCATCGCGATGGAAGACGGTCTGCGTTTCGCTATCCGTGAAGGCGGTCGTACCGTCGGCGCCGGCGTCGTAGCCAAGGTTATCGAGTAA
- the rplJ gene encoding 50S ribosomal protein L10: MAIKLEDKKAIVAEVNEAAKVALSAVVADARGVTVGAMTGLRKEAREAGVYVRVVRNTLLKRAVEGTQYDVLNDAFVGPTLIAFSKEHPGAAARIFKEFAKGQDKFEIKAAAFEGKFLAANQIDVLATLPTRDEAISQLMSVIQGATSKLARTLAAIRDQKEAAAA, translated from the coding sequence GTGGCAATTAAACTCGAAGACAAGAAGGCCATCGTCGCTGAAGTCAACGAGGCTGCCAAAGTCGCTCTGTCCGCTGTCGTGGCTGATGCCCGTGGCGTAACAGTAGGCGCTATGACCGGACTCCGTAAAGAGGCCCGCGAAGCTGGTGTTTATGTACGTGTCGTACGTAACACCCTGCTGAAGCGCGCTGTTGAAGGCACTCAATATGACGTGCTCAACGACGCGTTCGTCGGCCCGACCCTGATTGCATTCTCGAAAGAACATCCGGGCGCTGCTGCCCGCATCTTCAAAGAGTTCGCAAAGGGTCAGGATAAGTTCGAGATCAAGGCAGCTGCGTTCGAGGGCAAGTTCCTCGCAGCTAACCAAATCGACGTACTGGCAACTCTGCCGACCCGTGACGAAGCAATTTCTCAGCTGATGAGCGTGATTCAAGGCGCTACCAGCAAATTGGCTCGTACTCTGGCGGCAATTCGCGATCAGAAAGAAGCCGCTGCAGCCTGA
- the rplA gene encoding 50S ribosomal protein L1 yields MAKLTKRQKAIAGKIEAGKAYNFVDAAALLAELSTVKFSESFDVAVNLGVDPRKSDQVVRSATVLPHGTGKTVRVAVFTQGPAAEAALAAGADRVGMDDLAAEMKGGDLNYDVVIASPDAMRVVGQLGQILGPRGLMPNPKVGTVTPDVATAVKNAKAGQVRYRTDKNGIIHTSVGKIGFDAVKLKENVEALIADLKRIKPASSKGIYVKRVTLSTTMGPGLVIDQSSLDA; encoded by the coding sequence ATGGCTAAGCTGACCAAGCGTCAAAAGGCTATCGCCGGCAAAATCGAAGCAGGCAAGGCCTACAATTTTGTAGACGCCGCAGCCCTGCTGGCTGAGCTGTCGACTGTCAAGTTCAGCGAGTCGTTCGACGTTGCTGTAAACCTGGGCGTTGACCCACGTAAATCCGACCAGGTCGTTCGTAGCGCTACCGTGCTGCCACACGGCACTGGCAAGACCGTTCGTGTCGCTGTTTTCACCCAGGGCCCAGCAGCTGAAGCTGCTCTGGCTGCTGGCGCTGATCGCGTAGGCATGGACGATCTGGCTGCTGAAATGAAAGGCGGCGACCTGAACTATGACGTAGTGATTGCATCCCCCGATGCCATGCGCGTTGTAGGTCAGTTGGGTCAGATTCTCGGTCCACGTGGCCTGATGCCTAACCCGAAAGTCGGCACCGTAACGCCAGACGTAGCTACCGCGGTCAAGAACGCCAAGGCTGGTCAGGTTCGTTATCGCACCGACAAAAACGGCATCATCCACACCTCCGTTGGCAAGATCGGTTTCGACGCCGTCAAGCTGAAGGAAAACGTTGAAGCCCTGATCGCTGATCTGAAGCGTATCAAGCCAGCTTCCTCGAAAGGTATCTACGTCAAGCGCGTTACCCTGAGCACCACCATGGGCCCAGGCCTGGTCATCGACCAGAGCTCGCTCGACGCGTAA
- the rpoB gene encoding DNA-directed RNA polymerase subunit beta, translated as MAYSYTEKKRIRKDFSKLPDVMDVPYLLAIQLDSYREFLQAGATKDQLIRDVGLHAAFKSVFPIISYSGNAALEYVGYRLGEPAFDVKECVLRGVTYAVPLRVKVRLIIFDKESSNKAIKDIKEQEVYMGEIPLMTENGTFVINGTERVIVSQLHRSPGVFFDHDRGKTHSSGKLLYSARIIPYRGSWLDFEFDPKDCVFVRIDRRRKLPASVLLRALGYTTEEVLDAFYTTNVFHVQGENLSLELVPQRLRGEIAVLDIQDDKGKVIVEQGRRITARHINQLEKAGIKELQVPLDYVLGRTTAKVIVHPATGEILAECNTELSTEILAKIVKAQVVRIETLYTNDIDCGPFISDTLKIDSTSNQLEALVEIYRMMRPGEPPTKDAAETLFNNLFFSPERYDLSAVGRMKFNRRIGRTEIEGSGVLNKDDIVAVLKTLVDIRNGKGIVDDIDHLGNRRVRCVGEMAENQFRVGLVRVERAVKERLSMAESEGLMPQDLINAKPVAAAVKEFFGSSQLSQFMDQNNPLSEITHKRRVSALGPGGLTRERAGFEVRDVHPTHYGRVCPIETPEGPNIGLINSLAAYARTNQYGFLESPYRVVKDALVTDEIVFLSAIEEADHVIAQASATMNDKKVLIDELVAVRHLNEFTVKAPEDVTLMDVSPKQVVSVAASLIPFLEHDDANRALMGSNMQRQAVPTLRADKPLVGTGMERNVARDSGVCVVARRGGVIDSVDASRIVVRVADDEVEPGEAGVDIYNLTKYTRSNQNTCINQRPLVSKGDRVQRSDIMADGPSTDMGELALGQNMRIAFMAWNGFNFEDSICLSERVVQEDRFTTIHIQELTCVARDTKLGPEEITADIPNVGEAALNKLDEAGIVYVGAEVGAGDILVGKVTPKGETQLTPEEKLLRAIFGEKASDVKDTSLRVPTGTKGTVIDVQVFTRDGVERDARALSIEKTQLDEIRKDLNEEFRIVEGATFERLRAALVGHKAEGGAGLKKGQEITDEVLDGLEHGQWFKLRMAEDALNEQLEKAQAYIVDRRRLLDDKFEDKKRKLQQGDDLAPGVLKIVKVYLAIRRRIQPGDKMAGRHGNKGVVSVIMPVEDMPHDANGTPVDVVLNPLGVPSRMNVGQILETHLGLAAKGLGEKINRMLEEQRKVADLRKFLHEIYNEIGGRNEELDSFSDQEILDLAKNLKGGVPMATPVFDGAKEVEIKAMLKLADLPESGQMQLFDGRTGNKFERPVTVGYMYMLKLNHLVDDKMHARSTGSYSLVTQQPLGGKAQFGGQRFGEMEVWALEAYGAAYTLQEMLTVKSDDVNGRTKMYKNIVDGDHRMEPGMPESFNVLIKEIRSLGIDIDLETE; from the coding sequence ATGGCTTACTCATATACTGAGAAAAAACGTATCCGCAAGGACTTTAGCAAGTTGCCGGACGTCATGGATGTGCCGTACCTCCTGGCCATCCAGCTGGATTCGTATCGTGAATTCTTGCAAGCGGGAGCGACTAAAGATCAGTTGATCCGCGACGTGGGCCTGCATGCGGCCTTCAAATCCGTTTTCCCGATCATCAGCTACTCCGGCAATGCTGCGCTGGAGTACGTCGGTTATCGCCTGGGCGAACCGGCATTTGATGTCAAAGAATGCGTGTTGCGCGGTGTAACTTACGCCGTACCGTTGCGGGTAAAAGTGCGCCTGATCATTTTCGACAAAGAATCGTCGAACAAAGCGATCAAGGACATCAAAGAGCAAGAAGTCTACATGGGTGAAATCCCCCTGATGACTGAGAACGGTACCTTCGTAATCAACGGTACCGAGCGTGTAATCGTTTCCCAGCTGCACCGTTCTCCGGGCGTGTTCTTCGACCACGACCGTGGCAAGACGCACAGCTCCGGCAAACTGCTTTACTCCGCGCGCATCATTCCTTACCGCGGTTCCTGGCTGGACTTCGAGTTCGACCCGAAAGACTGCGTATTCGTGCGTATCGACCGTCGCCGCAAGCTGCCTGCATCGGTACTGCTGCGTGCGCTCGGCTACACCACTGAAGAAGTGCTGGACGCGTTCTACACCACCAACGTCTTCCACGTGCAGGGTGAAAACCTCAGCCTGGAACTGGTGCCTCAGCGCCTGCGTGGTGAGATCGCGGTCCTCGATATCCAGGACGACAAGGGCAAGGTTATTGTCGAGCAGGGTCGTCGTATCACTGCTCGCCACATCAACCAGCTGGAAAAGGCCGGGATCAAAGAGCTGCAGGTGCCGCTGGACTACGTCCTGGGTCGCACCACTGCCAAGGTCATCGTGCATCCGGCCACCGGCGAAATCCTCGCAGAGTGCAACACCGAGCTGAGCACCGAGATCCTGGCGAAAATCGTCAAGGCCCAGGTCGTTCGGATCGAAACTCTGTACACCAACGATATCGATTGCGGTCCGTTCATTTCCGATACGTTGAAGATCGACTCCACCAGCAACCAACTGGAAGCGCTGGTCGAGATCTATCGCATGATGCGTCCTGGCGAGCCGCCAACCAAGGATGCCGCCGAAACCCTGTTCAACAACCTGTTCTTCAGTCCTGAGCGCTATGACCTGTCTGCGGTCGGCCGGATGAAGTTCAACCGTCGTATCGGTCGTACCGAGATCGAAGGTTCGGGCGTACTGAACAAGGACGACATCGTTGCAGTGCTGAAGACCCTGGTCGACATCCGTAACGGCAAGGGCATCGTCGATGACATCGACCACCTGGGTAACCGTCGTGTTCGCTGCGTAGGCGAAATGGCCGAGAACCAGTTCCGTGTTGGCTTGGTGCGTGTAGAGCGCGCGGTCAAGGAACGTCTGTCGATGGCTGAAAGCGAAGGCCTGATGCCGCAAGACCTGATCAACGCCAAGCCGGTTGCAGCGGCGGTGAAAGAGTTCTTCGGTTCCAGCCAGCTGTCCCAGTTCATGGACCAGAACAACCCGCTGTCCGAGATCACCCACAAGCGTCGTGTCTCCGCACTCGGCCCAGGTGGTCTGACCCGTGAGCGTGCAGGCTTCGAAGTTCGTGACGTACACCCGACCCACTACGGTCGTGTCTGCCCGATCGAAACGCCGGAAGGTCCGAACATCGGTCTGATCAACTCCCTGGCCGCCTATGCGCGCACCAACCAGTACGGCTTCCTCGAGAGCCCTTACCGTGTGGTGAAAGACGCTCTGGTCACCGACGAGATCGTATTCCTGTCCGCCATTGAAGAGGCCGATCACGTGATCGCCCAGGCTTCGGCCACGATGAACGACAAGAAAGTCCTGATCGACGAGCTGGTAGCTGTTCGTCACCTGAACGAGTTCACCGTCAAGGCGCCGGAAGACGTCACCCTGATGGACGTATCGCCCAAGCAGGTTGTTTCGGTCGCCGCGTCGCTGATCCCGTTCCTCGAGCACGACGACGCCAACCGTGCGTTGATGGGTTCGAACATGCAGCGTCAGGCTGTACCGACCCTGCGTGCCGACAAGCCGCTGGTAGGTACCGGCATGGAGCGCAACGTTGCCCGTGACTCCGGCGTTTGCGTCGTTGCTCGTCGTGGCGGCGTGATCGACTCTGTCGATGCCAGCCGTATCGTGGTTCGTGTTGCTGATGACGAAGTTGAGCCGGGCGAAGCCGGTGTCGACATCTACAACCTGACCAAATACACCCGCTCGAACCAGAACACCTGCATCAACCAGCGTCCGCTGGTGAGCAAGGGTGATCGGGTACAGCGCAGCGACATCATGGCCGACGGCCCGTCCACCGATATGGGTGAACTGGCACTGGGTCAGAACATGCGCATCGCGTTCATGGCGTGGAACGGCTTCAACTTCGAAGACTCCATCTGCCTGTCCGAGCGTGTGGTCCAGGAAGACCGTTTCACCACGATCCACATCCAGGAACTGACCTGCGTGGCCCGTGACACCAAGCTTGGCCCAGAGGAAATCACTGCGGACATCCCGAACGTGGGTGAAGCTGCACTGAACAAGCTGGACGAAGCCGGTATCGTTTATGTGGGTGCCGAAGTAGGCGCTGGCGACATCCTGGTCGGCAAGGTCACCCCGAAAGGCGAGACCCAGCTGACTCCGGAAGAAAAACTGCTGCGTGCCATCTTCGGTGAGAAGGCCAGCGACGTTAAGGACACTTCCCTGCGCGTGCCTACCGGCACCAAGGGTACTGTCATCGACGTACAGGTCTTCACTCGTGACGGCGTTGAGCGTGATGCGCGTGCACTGTCCATCGAGAAGACTCAGCTCGACGAGATCCGCAAGGACCTGAACGAAGAGTTCCGTATCGTTGAAGGCGCAACTTTCGAACGTCTGCGCGCAGCGCTGGTTGGCCACAAGGCCGAAGGCGGCGCCGGCCTGAAGAAAGGTCAGGAAATCACCGACGAAGTCCTCGACGGTCTTGAGCATGGCCAGTGGTTCAAACTGCGCATGGCTGAGGACGCGTTGAACGAGCAGCTCGAGAAAGCTCAGGCCTATATCGTTGATCGCCGTCGTCTGCTGGACGACAAGTTCGAAGACAAGAAGCGCAAGCTGCAGCAGGGCGATGACCTGGCTCCGGGCGTACTGAAGATCGTCAAGGTCTACCTGGCAATCCGTCGTCGCATCCAGCCGGGCGACAAGATGGCCGGTCGTCACGGTAACAAGGGTGTGGTCTCCGTGATCATGCCGGTTGAAGACATGCCGCACGATGCCAACGGCACCCCGGTCGACGTCGTTCTCAACCCGCTGGGCGTACCTTCGCGTATGAACGTCGGTCAGATCCTTGAAACCCACCTGGGCCTCGCGGCCAAGGGCCTGGGCGAGAAGATCAACCGCATGCTCGAAGAGCAGCGCAAGGTCGCTGACCTGCGCAAGTTCCTGCACGAGATCTACAACGAGATCGGCGGTCGTAACGAAGAGCTCGACAGCTTCTCCGACCAGGAAATCCTGGATCTGGCGAAGAACCTCAAGGGCGGCGTTCCAATGGCCACTCCGGTGTTCGACGGTGCCAAGGAAGTTGAAATCAAGGCCATGCTGAAACTGGCGGACCTGCCAGAAAGCGGCCAGATGCAGCTGTTCGATGGTCGTACCGGCAACAAGTTCGAGCGCCCGGTTACCGTTGGCTACATGTACATGCTGAAGCTGAACCACTTGGTGGACGACAAGATGCACGCTCGTTCTACCGGTTCTTACAGCCTGGTTACCCAGCAACCGCTGGGTGGTAAGGCGCAGTTCGGTGGTCAGCGTTTCGGGGAGATGGAGGTCTGGGCACTGGAAGCGTACGGTGCTGCATACACTCTGCAAGAAATGCTCACAGTGAAGTCGGACGATGTGAACGGCCGGACCAAGATGTACAAGAACATCGTGGACGGCGATCACCGTATGGAGCCGGGCATGCCCGAGTCCTTCAACGTGTTGATCAAGGAAATTCGTTCCCTCGGCATCGATATCGATCTGGAAACCGAATAA
- the nusG gene encoding transcription termination/antitermination protein NusG, with the protein MAKRWYVVHAYSGYEKHVMRSLIERVKLAGMEDGFGEILVPTEEVVEMRNGQKRKSERKFFPGYVLVQMDMNEGTWHLVKDTPRVMGFIGGTADKPAPITDKEAEAILRRVADGSDKPKPKTLFEPGEVVRVTDGPFADFNGTVEEVNYEKSRIQVAVLIFGRSTPVELEFSQVEKV; encoded by the coding sequence GTGGCTAAGCGTTGGTACGTTGTGCATGCTTACTCGGGTTACGAGAAGCATGTTATGCGCTCGCTGATAGAGCGTGTGAAGCTGGCTGGCATGGAAGATGGCTTTGGCGAGATTCTGGTTCCCACTGAAGAAGTGGTTGAAATGCGTAATGGCCAGAAGCGCAAAAGCGAGCGTAAGTTCTTCCCAGGTTACGTGCTGGTACAGATGGATATGAACGAAGGGACTTGGCACTTGGTCAAGGATACCCCCCGGGTGATGGGCTTCATCGGCGGTACTGCTGATAAGCCGGCACCAATCACGGATAAAGAAGCAGAAGCGATTCTGCGTCGTGTTGCTGATGGTAGCGACAAGCCGAAGCCGAAGACATTGTTTGAGCCAGGTGAGGTGGTACGCGTCACTGATGGTCCATTCGCTGATTTCAACGGCACGGTCGAAGAAGTTAACTACGAAAAGAGCCGGATCCAGGTCGCAGTGCTCATTTTCGGTCGCTCTACTCCGGTAGAGCTCGAGTTCAGTCAGGTCGAAAAGGTCTGA
- the rplL gene encoding 50S ribosomal protein L7/L12, with protein MSLTNEQIIEAIGEKSVMEIVELIKAMEEKFGVTAAAATVAAAGPAAVVEEQTEFNVVLTSAGEKKVNVIKAVRELTGLGLKEAKEKVDTAPQVIAEGVSKEAAEDAKKKLEEAGASVEVK; from the coding sequence ATGTCTCTGACTAACGAACAAATCATCGAAGCAATCGGCGAAAAATCCGTAATGGAAATCGTTGAGCTGATCAAGGCAATGGAAGAGAAGTTCGGCGTTACCGCCGCTGCTGCTACCGTTGCTGCTGCTGGTCCAGCTGCTGTCGTTGAAGAGCAAACCGAATTCAACGTTGTTCTGACTTCCGCTGGCGAGAAGAAAGTCAACGTGATCAAGGCTGTTCGCGAACTGACCGGTCTGGGTCTGAAAGAAGCCAAGGAGAAGGTTGACACCGCTCCTCAGGTTATCGCTGAAGGCGTTTCGAAAGAAGCTGCTGAAGACGCGAAGAAGAAGCTGGAAGAAGCAGGCGCTTCCGTCGAAGTTAAGTAA
- the secE gene encoding preprotein translocase subunit SecE, whose amino-acid sequence MTPKAEAQGSRFDLLKWLVVVALVVVGVVGNQYFSASPILYRVLALLAIAAVAAFVGLQTAKGKSFFVLAKEARTEIRKVVWPTRQETTQTTLIVVAVVLVMALLLWGLDSLLGWLVSLIVG is encoded by the coding sequence ATGACTCCTAAAGCTGAAGCTCAAGGCTCTCGCTTCGATCTGCTCAAGTGGCTAGTGGTAGTCGCTTTGGTGGTTGTTGGCGTTGTTGGCAATCAGTATTTTTCTGCTTCGCCGATCCTGTACCGTGTACTTGCATTGCTTGCTATCGCTGCTGTTGCTGCCTTTGTAGGCCTGCAGACAGCCAAGGGCAAGTCTTTCTTTGTACTCGCTAAGGAAGCTCGCACCGAGATCCGTAAAGTCGTATGGCCGACTCGTCAAGAAACCACGCAGACCACGCTGATCGTTGTGGCTGTCGTTCTGGTTATGGCGTTGCTGTTGTGGGGGCTTGATTCCCTGCTCGGTTGGCTTGTTTCCTTGATTGTTGGCTAA